In one Streptomyces sp. NBC_01241 genomic region, the following are encoded:
- a CDS encoding malonic semialdehyde reductase, whose protein sequence is MSLVLDPAAQDLLFREARTANTFTDEPVTEEQVQAIYDLVKYGPTAFNQSPLRVILVRSDEGRERLVKHMAEGNQPKTRTAPLVAILVADNEFHEELPALLPHFPQAKDAFFSERPVRESSATLNAALQAAYFIIGVRAAGLAAGPMTGLDAAGIEKEFLDGDHKLLMVVNIGKPGEDAWFPRLPRLAYDEVVTTV, encoded by the coding sequence ATGTCGCTCGTTCTTGACCCCGCCGCCCAGGATCTCCTCTTCCGTGAGGCCCGCACCGCCAACACCTTCACCGACGAGCCGGTGACCGAGGAGCAGGTCCAGGCGATCTACGACCTGGTCAAGTACGGCCCCACCGCCTTCAACCAGTCGCCGCTGCGCGTGATCCTGGTCCGCTCCGACGAGGGCCGCGAGCGCCTCGTCAAGCACATGGCCGAAGGCAACCAGCCGAAGACCCGGACCGCCCCGCTCGTCGCCATCCTGGTCGCCGACAACGAGTTCCACGAGGAGCTCCCGGCCCTGCTGCCGCACTTCCCGCAGGCCAAGGACGCGTTCTTCTCCGAGCGCCCGGTCCGCGAGTCGTCCGCCACGCTCAACGCCGCGCTGCAGGCCGCGTACTTCATCATCGGCGTCCGCGCCGCCGGTCTGGCCGCGGGCCCGATGACCGGCCTCGACGCCGCGGGCATCGAGAAGGAGTTCCTGGACGGCGACCACAAGTTGCTGATGGTCGTCAACATCGGCAAGCCGGGCGAGGACGCCTGGTTCCCGCGCCTGCCGCGTCTCGCCTACGACGAGGTCGTCACGACCGTCTGA
- a CDS encoding WhiB family transcriptional regulator translates to MLQLPHQPLQVAAVPPQRIPAREDQAGPWHSEAVCRRDEAGLFFAPSKEPTAARLAREESAKRVCARCPVMVECQEHALIQPEPYGVWGGLTAAERRVVLARRRRREMELKASSASSGATGRIAAAG, encoded by the coding sequence GTGCTGCAACTGCCGCATCAGCCCCTGCAGGTCGCCGCCGTCCCTCCCCAGCGCATCCCCGCTCGGGAGGACCAGGCAGGCCCCTGGCACTCGGAGGCGGTGTGCCGCCGGGACGAGGCCGGGCTGTTCTTCGCCCCGTCGAAGGAGCCGACTGCTGCCAGACTTGCGCGCGAGGAGTCCGCGAAGCGGGTCTGCGCGCGCTGTCCGGTGATGGTCGAATGCCAGGAACACGCCCTTATACAGCCGGAACCGTACGGGGTGTGGGGCGGCCTCACCGCCGCCGAACGCCGTGTGGTGCTCGCCCGTCGCAGACGGCGCGAGATGGAACTCAAGGCATCATCCGCATCCTCCGGCGCGACGGGCCGCATCGCGGCGGCGGGCTGA
- a CDS encoding fumarate hydratase — protein MAVMPEFAYSDLLPLGEDTTPYRLVTSEGVSTFQADGRTFLKVSPEALRTLAAEAMHDISHYLRPAHLAQLRRIVDDPEASSNDKFVALDLLKNANIAAAGVLPMCQDTGTAIVMGKRGQNVLTEGGDEEALSHGIFDAYTKLNLRYSQMAPLTMWEEKNTGSNLPAQIELYATDGGAYKFLFMAKGGGSANKSFLFQETKAVLNEASMMKFLEEKIRSLGTAACPPYHLAIVVGGTSAEFALKTAKYASAHYLDELPAEGSPTGHGFRDKELEEKVFELTQKIGIGAQFGGKYFCHDVRVVRLPRHGASLPVAIAVSCSADRQATAKITAEGVFLEQLEKDPARFLPDTTDEHLDESGSVVEIDLNRPMDEILAELTKYPVKTRLSLTGPLVVARDIAHAKIKERLDAGEDMPQYLKDHPVYYAGPAKTPEGYASGSFGPTTAGRMDSYVAQFQAAGGSKVMLAKGNRSRQVTEACDAHGGFYLGSIGGPAARLAQDCIKKVEVVEYEELGMEAVWRIEVEDFPAFVVVDDKGNDFFTEPAPAPTFTSIPVRGPGLA, from the coding sequence ATGGCCGTAATGCCAGAGTTTGCGTACTCCGATCTGCTCCCCCTGGGAGAGGACACCACGCCGTATCGTCTGGTGACCTCCGAGGGTGTCTCCACCTTCCAGGCCGACGGTCGTACGTTCCTCAAGGTCTCGCCGGAGGCGCTGCGCACGCTGGCCGCCGAGGCCATGCACGACATCTCCCACTACCTGCGCCCGGCCCACCTGGCACAGTTGCGGCGGATCGTGGACGACCCCGAGGCGTCGTCCAACGACAAGTTCGTCGCGCTCGACCTGCTGAAGAACGCGAACATCGCCGCCGCCGGCGTCCTGCCGATGTGCCAGGACACCGGTACCGCGATCGTCATGGGCAAGCGCGGGCAGAACGTACTCACCGAGGGCGGTGACGAAGAGGCCCTGTCGCACGGCATCTTCGACGCGTACACCAAGCTCAACCTCCGCTATTCGCAGATGGCTCCGCTCACCATGTGGGAGGAGAAGAACACCGGCTCGAATCTGCCCGCGCAGATCGAGCTGTACGCCACCGACGGCGGTGCGTACAAGTTCCTCTTCATGGCAAAGGGCGGCGGCTCGGCCAACAAGTCGTTCCTCTTCCAGGAGACGAAGGCGGTCCTCAACGAGGCCTCCATGATGAAGTTCCTGGAGGAGAAGATCCGTTCGCTGGGTACGGCCGCCTGCCCGCCATACCACCTGGCGATCGTCGTCGGCGGTACGTCGGCCGAGTTCGCGCTGAAGACCGCCAAGTACGCCTCCGCGCACTACCTGGACGAGCTGCCCGCCGAGGGCTCCCCCACGGGGCATGGCTTCCGGGACAAGGAGCTGGAGGAGAAGGTCTTCGAGCTGACGCAGAAGATCGGTATCGGCGCCCAGTTCGGCGGCAAGTACTTCTGCCACGACGTCCGTGTCGTCCGCCTCCCCCGGCACGGCGCCTCGCTGCCCGTGGCGATCGCCGTCTCCTGCTCGGCGGACCGCCAGGCCACCGCGAAGATCACCGCCGAGGGCGTCTTCCTGGAGCAGCTGGAGAAGGACCCGGCGCGCTTCCTGCCCGACACCACGGACGAGCACCTGGACGAGTCCGGGAGCGTCGTGGAGATCGACCTGAACCGGCCGATGGACGAGATCCTCGCCGAGCTGACCAAGTACCCGGTGAAGACCCGGCTGTCCCTGACCGGTCCGCTGGTCGTGGCGCGCGACATCGCGCACGCCAAGATCAAGGAACGGCTGGACGCGGGCGAGGACATGCCGCAGTACCTGAAGGACCACCCGGTCTACTACGCGGGCCCGGCGAAGACGCCCGAGGGGTACGCCTCCGGTTCCTTCGGCCCGACGACGGCCGGCCGCATGGACAGTTATGTCGCGCAGTTCCAGGCGGCGGGCGGCTCGAAGGTGATGCTCGCCAAGGGCAACCGCTCCCGGCAGGTCACCGAGGCGTGCGACGCGCACGGCGGTTTCTACCTGGGCTCGATCGGCGGTCCGGCGGCACGCCTCGCGCAGGACTGCATCAAGAAGGTCGAGGTCGTCGAGTACGAGGAGCTCGGCATGGAAGCGGTGTGGCGGATCGAGGTCGAGGACTTCCCCGCGTTCGTCGTCGTCGACGACAAGGGCAACGACTTCTTCACCGAGCCCGCCCCGGCGCCGACGTTCACCAGCATCCCGGTGCGGGGCCCGGGTCTCGCCTGA
- a CDS encoding DUF1707 SHOCT-like domain-containing protein, with the protein MDLEKHPQQPVAPAEPAGIRASDADRDRIADILREAMAEGRLTAEEHAERVDAVYRAKTVGELEPLVRDLPDPSGASRPAAAADVHGQASPTGPAENLVAIFSSSTRKGRWRVGGRTNAFALFGSVEIDLTEALFGQRLTVVNATSIFGSVEIKVPENISLRGSGTGVFGNFEVATLESADPEAPVVVVNGYSVFGSVEAKPKRGKFIADLQNRLRKYFDQG; encoded by the coding sequence GTGGACCTCGAAAAGCACCCCCAGCAGCCCGTAGCCCCGGCAGAGCCGGCCGGTATCCGCGCCTCCGACGCGGACCGCGACCGGATCGCGGACATCCTGCGCGAGGCCATGGCCGAGGGCCGGCTCACCGCCGAGGAACACGCCGAGCGGGTCGACGCGGTCTACCGCGCCAAGACCGTCGGCGAGCTCGAACCGCTGGTACGGGATCTGCCCGACCCGTCGGGCGCCTCCCGCCCGGCCGCCGCGGCCGACGTGCATGGCCAGGCGAGCCCGACGGGCCCCGCCGAGAACCTGGTGGCGATCTTCAGCAGCTCCACCCGCAAGGGCCGTTGGCGGGTCGGCGGCCGTACGAACGCCTTCGCGCTCTTCGGCAGTGTGGAGATCGATCTGACCGAGGCGCTTTTCGGCCAGAGACTCACGGTCGTCAACGCGACGTCCATCTTCGGAAGCGTCGAGATCAAGGTCCCCGAGAACATCTCGCTGCGCGGCAGCGGCACGGGCGTCTTCGGTAATTTCGAAGTCGCGACACTGGAATCCGCCGACCCCGAAGCGCCCGTGGTCGTCGTCAATGGCTATTCGGTGTTCGGCAGCGTCGAGGCGAAGCCCAAGCGCGGGAAGTTCATCGCGGATCTCCAGAACCGGCTGCGCAAATACTTCGACCAGGGGTGA
- the glpX gene encoding class II fructose-bisphosphatase produces the protein MSEHHLPSQLEVSPEAPDRNLALELVRVTEAAAMAAGRWVGRGDKIGADGAAVKAMRTLVSTVSMNGVVVIGEGEKDEAPMLFNGERVGDGTGPEVDIAVDPIDGTTLNAKGMPNAIAVLAAADRGAMFDPSAVFYMDKLVTGPEAADFVDINAPVSVNIRRVAKAKNSAPEDVTVVILDRPRHDGIVKEIRETGARIKFISDGDVAGSIMAAREGTGVDLLMGIGGTPEGIISACAIKCLGGVIQGKLWPKDEAERQRALDAGHDLDRVLSTDDLVSGDNVFFVATGITDGELMRGVRYRAETATTESIVMRSKSGTIRKIDSTHRLSKLRAYSAIDFDRAK, from the coding sequence ATGTCCGAGCATCATCTGCCGTCCCAGCTAGAGGTCTCTCCGGAGGCCCCCGACCGCAACCTCGCCCTGGAGTTGGTCCGGGTCACCGAGGCCGCCGCCATGGCAGCAGGGCGCTGGGTCGGTCGCGGCGACAAGATCGGCGCCGACGGCGCCGCCGTGAAGGCCATGCGGACCCTCGTCTCCACCGTCTCGATGAACGGCGTCGTCGTCATCGGCGAGGGCGAGAAGGACGAAGCCCCCATGCTGTTCAACGGCGAGCGCGTCGGTGACGGCACCGGCCCGGAGGTCGACATCGCGGTCGACCCGATCGACGGTACGACCCTGAACGCGAAGGGCATGCCGAACGCGATCGCCGTGCTGGCCGCCGCCGACCGCGGCGCCATGTTCGACCCGTCCGCGGTCTTCTACATGGACAAGCTGGTCACCGGCCCCGAGGCCGCCGACTTCGTCGACATCAATGCGCCCGTCTCGGTGAACATCCGCCGGGTCGCGAAGGCGAAGAACTCCGCCCCGGAGGACGTCACCGTCGTCATCCTCGACCGCCCCCGCCACGACGGCATCGTCAAGGAGATCCGGGAGACCGGCGCCCGGATCAAGTTCATCTCCGACGGCGATGTCGCGGGCTCGATCATGGCCGCCCGCGAGGGGACCGGCGTCGACCTCCTCATGGGCATCGGCGGCACCCCCGAGGGCATCATCTCGGCCTGCGCCATAAAGTGCCTCGGCGGTGTCATCCAGGGCAAGCTCTGGCCGAAGGACGAGGCCGAGCGGCAGCGCGCGCTGGACGCCGGGCACGACCTGGACCGGGTGCTGTCCACCGACGACCTGGTCAGCGGCGACAACGTGTTCTTCGTCGCGACCGGCATCACGGACGGTGAGCTGATGCGCGGTGTGCGGTACCGCGCGGAGACGGCGACCACCGAGTCGATCGTCATGCGGTCCAAGTCCGGCACCATCCGGAAGATCGACTCGACGCACCGGCTGTCGAAGCTGCGCGCCTACAGCGCGATCGACTTCGACCGGGCGAAGTAG
- the xseA gene encoding exodeoxyribonuclease VII large subunit, whose translation MALQTSAEAPLPVGDVSRLIGGWIDRLGAVWVEGQITQLSRRPGAGVVFLTLRDPSQDISVSVTCFRQVFDRIADVVTEGARVVVLAKPEWYAPRGQLSLRATEIRPVGIGELLVRLERLKKSLASEGLFALDRKKPLPFLPQLIGLVCGRASAAERDVLENARRRWPAVRFEVRNTAVQGVHAVNQVVQAVKELDDLPDVDVIVVARGGGSVEDLLPFSDEQLIRTVAACRTPVVSAIGHEPDSPLLDLVADLRASTPTDAAKKIVPDVGEELDRVQQLRDRALRTVRGLLDREERGLAHTLGRPSMERPLWMVDERASEIDALIGRGRRVLGHLLDRADSELAHTRARVVALSPAATLERGYAVLQRADGHVVRAPADAGPVGEVLRARVSGGEFAVRVSE comes from the coding sequence ATGGCTCTCCAAACGTCCGCGGAAGCTCCGCTGCCCGTCGGTGATGTGTCGCGGCTCATCGGCGGCTGGATCGACCGGCTCGGGGCGGTCTGGGTCGAGGGGCAGATCACGCAGTTGTCGCGGCGGCCGGGCGCGGGCGTGGTGTTTCTGACGCTGCGCGACCCGTCGCAGGACATCTCGGTGAGCGTGACGTGCTTCCGCCAGGTCTTCGACCGGATCGCGGATGTGGTGACGGAGGGGGCGCGGGTCGTCGTCCTTGCCAAGCCCGAGTGGTACGCGCCCCGCGGCCAGCTGTCCCTGCGGGCCACGGAGATACGGCCGGTCGGCATCGGTGAGCTGCTGGTCCGCCTTGAGCGGCTGAAGAAGTCGCTGGCCTCGGAGGGGCTCTTCGCACTCGACCGGAAGAAGCCGCTGCCGTTCCTGCCGCAGCTGATCGGGCTGGTCTGCGGGCGGGCCTCCGCGGCCGAGCGCGACGTCCTGGAGAACGCGCGGCGGCGGTGGCCCGCGGTGCGGTTCGAGGTGCGCAACACCGCGGTGCAGGGGGTGCACGCGGTGAATCAGGTGGTGCAGGCCGTGAAGGAGCTGGACGACCTTCCGGACGTCGACGTGATCGTCGTGGCACGGGGTGGCGGCAGCGTGGAGGATCTGCTGCCGTTCTCGGACGAGCAGCTGATCCGTACGGTCGCCGCGTGCCGTACGCCGGTGGTGTCGGCGATCGGTCATGAGCCCGACTCCCCGCTGCTCGACCTGGTCGCGGATCTGCGCGCCTCCACGCCGACGGACGCCGCGAAGAAGATCGTGCCCGATGTGGGTGAGGAGCTGGACCGGGTGCAGCAGTTGCGGGACCGTGCGCTGCGGACGGTACGGGGGCTGCTGGACCGGGAAGAGCGGGGGCTGGCGCACACGTTGGGCCGGCCGTCGATGGAGCGTCCCCTGTGGATGGTGGACGAGCGGGCCTCGGAGATCGACGCGCTGATCGGGCGGGGGCGGCGGGTGCTGGGGCATCTGCTGGACCGGGCGGACTCGGAGCTCGCGCACACCCGGGCGCGGGTGGTCGCGTTGTCCCCCGCGGCGACGCTGGAGCGCGGGTACGCGGTGCTGCAGCGGGCGGACGGCCATGTGGTGCGGGCTCCAGCCGACGCCGGGCCGGTGGGCGAGGTCCTGCGGGCGCGGGTATCGGGGGGCGAGTTCGCGGTGCGGGTGAGCGAATGA
- a CDS encoding DUF4245 domain-containing protein gives MASKRGKQTVRDMFLSMAVISAAAGLVYIFVPHDENANPVKAVDYRVELLTARRAAPYPVAAPDGLAKDWKPTSVRYDREAGDSWHLGFLDPEGKYVAVEQSTSPTKKYVTEVSHDAKDTGRTQQVAGEAWQHWKGDKYDALVRQDKGATTVVTGSASTERLAEMAAALKSS, from the coding sequence GTGGCTAGCAAGCGAGGCAAGCAGACAGTGCGGGACATGTTCCTGTCGATGGCGGTGATCTCCGCTGCGGCGGGGCTCGTTTACATCTTCGTTCCGCACGACGAGAACGCCAACCCGGTCAAGGCGGTCGACTACCGGGTGGAGCTCCTGACGGCGCGGCGCGCGGCACCGTACCCGGTAGCCGCTCCGGACGGACTGGCCAAGGACTGGAAGCCGACCTCGGTCCGTTACGACCGCGAGGCCGGCGACAGCTGGCACCTGGGCTTCCTCGACCCGGAGGGCAAGTACGTCGCGGTGGAGCAGTCCACCTCCCCGACGAAGAAGTACGTGACCGAGGTCAGCCATGACGCCAAGGACACCGGGCGTACGCAGCAGGTCGCGGGCGAGGCGTGGCAGCACTGGAAGGGCGACAAGTACGACGCCCTCGTGCGCCAGGACAAGGGTGCGACCACGGTGGTCACCGGCTCGGCCTCGACGGAGCGGCTGGCCGAGATGGCCGCCGCACTCAAGTCGTCCTGA
- a CDS encoding exodeoxyribonuclease VII small subunit: MTDDGTTAAGATGTLGYEQARDELIEVVRRLEAGGTTLEESLALWERGEELAKVCRHWLEGARARLDAALAGPAENGGEQTAGNESGNKNG, from the coding sequence ATGACGGACGACGGGACCACGGCGGCTGGTGCCACGGGCACGCTCGGCTACGAGCAGGCCCGTGACGAGCTGATCGAGGTGGTACGCCGCCTGGAAGCGGGCGGTACGACACTGGAGGAGTCCCTCGCGCTCTGGGAGCGGGGCGAGGAGCTGGCGAAGGTGTGCCGGCACTGGCTCGAAGGCGCGCGCGCACGGCTGGACGCGGCCCTGGCGGGGCCCGCGGAGAACGGCGGCGAACAGACAGCCGGCAACGAGAGCGGCAACAAGAACGGCTGA